One window from the genome of Leucobacter aridicollis encodes:
- a CDS encoding phage holin family protein, translating to MSDERETPVDPGAPVEEQAASDTAVQDAVDRATGAVEDPAKEVIVVDASGAVVDSSVGDAQTAVAAGAEAFAEQAHREQAASVDTQLDIETPGEQPSRIPPVEDLPSAAAAPEVPVAAPGVQFADPARDGEIRISADHPMAALYMQSPMPPDLRGNRAAGVLIALLGAVAFAVLYAGIVSAMIARDFPPSTFLTEGLLPWVTSWGFIAGVVAFFVGLAILVLIFGRAGWWAYVIFSLFVGIIVWVATTATFALTGGPYEAVDGAKGFVETARQLAFTVPTLGAAILAREVAVWFGAWIGSRGRRMTAKNAALLEEYEAALAEVRAKQ from the coding sequence ATGAGCGATGAGCGCGAGACACCCGTCGATCCCGGTGCGCCGGTCGAAGAACAGGCGGCCAGCGATACGGCTGTGCAGGACGCGGTCGACCGCGCGACGGGAGCCGTCGAGGACCCGGCAAAAGAGGTCATCGTCGTTGATGCATCGGGCGCAGTGGTCGACTCGTCAGTAGGCGACGCGCAGACGGCCGTGGCCGCTGGCGCTGAGGCTTTCGCTGAGCAGGCGCACCGTGAGCAGGCTGCAAGCGTGGATACGCAGCTCGATATTGAGACGCCGGGGGAGCAGCCGTCGCGCATCCCGCCCGTCGAGGATCTGCCGTCGGCCGCGGCCGCCCCTGAGGTACCTGTCGCCGCGCCAGGAGTGCAGTTCGCAGACCCTGCCCGTGATGGCGAGATCAGGATCAGCGCTGATCATCCGATGGCTGCGCTCTACATGCAGTCGCCGATGCCGCCAGACCTCAGGGGCAACCGCGCTGCGGGTGTGCTGATCGCACTGCTCGGGGCCGTCGCCTTCGCCGTGCTGTACGCGGGCATCGTTTCGGCGATGATCGCGCGAGACTTCCCGCCCTCGACGTTCCTGACCGAGGGGCTTTTGCCGTGGGTCACTTCGTGGGGATTCATCGCGGGCGTTGTCGCGTTCTTCGTCGGGCTCGCGATTCTGGTGCTCATCTTTGGTCGTGCGGGCTGGTGGGCCTACGTGATCTTCAGCCTGTTCGTTGGCATTATCGTGTGGGTCGCGACGACCGCGACATTCGCGCTGACAGGCGGCCCGTACGAGGCTGTCGATGGGGCTAAAGGGTTTGTGGAGACAGCACGGCAGCTCGCGTTCACGGTGCCGACGCTCGGAGCCGCGATTCTCGCTCGCGAGGTCGCAGTGTGGTTTGGAGCCTGGATCGGTTCGCGCGGCCGCCGCATGACCGCGAAGAACGCGGCCCTGCTCGAGGAGTACGAGGCTGCCCTTGCCGAGGTGCGGGCGAAGCAGTAA
- a CDS encoding DNA-directed RNA polymerase subunit beta', giving the protein MLEGTSFNELQIRLATADDIRGWSFGEVKKPETINYRTLKPEKDGLFGEQIFGPSRDWECACGKYKRVRYKGIVCERCGVEVTKSSVRRERMGHIELAAPVTHIWYFKGVPSRLGYLLDMAPKDLEKVIYFAAYMIIDIDEEGRHEDMAELEAELRLELKALSDQRDIAVAQRQQQAETDLAALEAEGAKADQRRRAEASAEKDMTLIRRGFDDDIARLERVWDDFRNLKVGDLKPEDAVFADLMDRYGDYFEAYMGAEAIKKRLEAFDLEAEAETLHLQIAEGKGQKKIRAIKRLKVVSAFLQTGASPAAMVLDVVPVIPPELRPMVQLDGGRFATSDLNDLYRRVINRNNRLRRLLDLGAPEIIVNNEKRMLQEAVDALFDNGRRGRPVTGTGNRALKSLSDMLKGKQGRFRQNLLGKRVDYSGRSVIVVGPQLKLHQCGLPKQMALELFKPFVIKRLMDLSHAQNVKAAKRMVERSRSEVWDVLEEIIRERPVMLNRAPTLHRLGIQAFEPQLVEGKAIQLHPLVCAAFNADFDGDQMAVHLPLSVEAQAEARVLMLASNNILKPSDGRPVTLPSQDMIIGLHHLTTVKPGAVGEGRAFGSIAEAILAMDEHTLDLGALAKIRLTGYTDASGVTSEKPVLVETTLGRAIFNEALPADYVYFEQVADKGTLSTLVNDLAERYPKVEVAATLDRIKDAGFHWATRSGVTVALSDIVTPSNKAEILAAHETEAAAVQKRFDRGLITEQERHADLVKIWTQATDEVAEAMRDAFPADNTIFRMVSSGARGNWLQIRNIAGMRGLVSDPKGEIIPRPIINSYREGLSVAEYFIATHGARKGLADTALRTADSGYLTRRLVDVSQDVIIREEDCGTRRGLDLPIAAEVDGQIVRDENVENSVYARTLAADAVNAAGDIVAAAGSDVGDVAIDMLVGAGVTEIKVRSVLTCESAVGVCATCYGRSLATGQRVDIGEAVGIIAAQSIGEPGTQLTMRTFHTGGSASADDITQGLPRVQELFEARTPKGASPIAEAAGRITIEDTEKSRRLILTPDDGTEEKQYPVLKRSTLIVEDGQHVELGQPFIQGTLDPKDILQVGSTEGGKHIPGERAVQKYLVEGVQGVYRSQGVPIHDKHIEVIVRQMLRKVTVVDHGETELLPGELVDRSRYQRINREALVDGKRAATARPEVMGITKASLATESWLSAASFQETTRVLTQAAMEGSKDPLVGLKENVIIGKLIPAGTGLSTYTDVEVSATEEARAERYPNRMYAGEGTFDENDFSFVDFDTFTSDEFNPGNYS; this is encoded by the coding sequence TTGCTCGAGGGTACGAGTTTCAATGAGCTGCAGATTCGTCTGGCGACCGCCGACGATATCCGTGGCTGGTCGTTCGGCGAGGTCAAGAAGCCGGAGACAATCAACTACCGCACGCTGAAGCCTGAGAAGGATGGTCTGTTCGGCGAGCAGATCTTCGGTCCTAGCCGCGACTGGGAGTGCGCGTGTGGCAAGTACAAGCGTGTGCGTTACAAGGGCATCGTTTGTGAGCGTTGTGGCGTAGAGGTCACCAAGTCGAGCGTTCGTCGTGAGCGCATGGGCCACATCGAGCTCGCAGCTCCCGTGACCCACATCTGGTACTTCAAGGGCGTGCCGTCACGCCTCGGCTACCTGCTCGACATGGCGCCGAAGGACCTCGAGAAGGTCATCTACTTCGCCGCCTACATGATCATCGACATCGATGAAGAGGGCCGCCACGAAGACATGGCAGAGCTTGAGGCCGAGCTGCGGCTCGAGCTGAAGGCGCTGTCCGATCAGCGTGACATCGCTGTTGCTCAGCGTCAGCAGCAGGCTGAGACCGATCTCGCAGCCCTTGAGGCTGAGGGCGCCAAGGCTGACCAGCGCCGCCGCGCAGAGGCCTCGGCTGAGAAGGACATGACCCTGATCCGCCGCGGCTTCGACGACGACATCGCTCGTCTCGAGCGCGTCTGGGACGACTTCCGCAACCTCAAGGTTGGCGACCTCAAGCCCGAGGACGCTGTCTTCGCAGACCTCATGGACCGCTACGGTGATTACTTCGAGGCCTACATGGGCGCCGAGGCGATCAAGAAGCGCCTTGAGGCCTTCGACCTTGAGGCAGAGGCTGAGACGCTGCACCTCCAGATCGCCGAGGGCAAGGGCCAGAAGAAGATCCGTGCGATCAAGCGCCTGAAGGTCGTCAGCGCATTCCTGCAGACCGGTGCAAGCCCGGCCGCTATGGTGCTCGACGTCGTTCCCGTGATCCCGCCCGAGCTGCGCCCGATGGTGCAGCTCGACGGTGGCCGCTTCGCGACCTCGGATCTCAACGACCTCTACCGTCGTGTGATCAACCGCAACAACCGTCTGCGCCGCCTGCTCGATCTCGGTGCCCCCGAGATCATCGTGAACAACGAGAAGCGCATGCTCCAGGAAGCTGTCGACGCGCTGTTCGACAACGGCCGCCGCGGCCGCCCCGTGACGGGCACCGGCAACCGTGCGCTCAAGTCGCTCTCTGACATGCTCAAGGGCAAGCAGGGTCGTTTCCGTCAGAACCTGCTGGGTAAGCGTGTTGACTACTCGGGCCGTTCGGTCATCGTCGTCGGCCCGCAGCTCAAGCTGCACCAGTGTGGTCTGCCGAAGCAGATGGCGCTCGAGCTGTTCAAGCCGTTCGTCATCAAGCGCCTGATGGACCTCTCGCACGCACAGAACGTGAAGGCCGCGAAGCGCATGGTCGAGCGTTCGCGCTCAGAGGTCTGGGACGTACTCGAGGAGATCATCCGCGAGCGCCCAGTCATGCTGAACCGTGCACCTACCCTGCACCGCCTCGGCATCCAGGCGTTCGAGCCGCAGCTCGTTGAGGGCAAGGCTATCCAGCTGCACCCGCTCGTATGTGCAGCGTTCAACGCTGACTTCGACGGCGACCAGATGGCAGTTCACCTGCCGCTGTCGGTTGAGGCGCAGGCTGAGGCACGCGTGCTCATGCTCGCATCGAACAACATCCTGAAGCCGTCTGACGGCCGCCCGGTCACCCTGCCCTCGCAGGATATGATCATCGGTCTGCACCACCTCACCACGGTGAAGCCTGGTGCTGTCGGCGAAGGCCGTGCGTTCGGCTCGATCGCAGAGGCGATCCTCGCGATGGACGAGCACACGCTCGACCTCGGCGCACTCGCGAAGATCCGCCTCACCGGATACACCGACGCTTCGGGTGTGACCTCGGAGAAGCCCGTGCTCGTCGAGACCACTCTCGGCCGCGCGATCTTCAACGAGGCGCTGCCCGCTGACTACGTGTACTTCGAGCAGGTTGCCGACAAGGGCACGCTGTCGACGCTGGTCAACGACCTCGCCGAGCGCTACCCGAAGGTGGAGGTCGCTGCGACCCTCGACCGCATCAAGGATGCCGGTTTCCACTGGGCAACCCGTTCGGGCGTGACCGTTGCGCTGTCTGACATCGTGACCCCGTCGAACAAGGCCGAGATCCTTGCCGCCCACGAGACCGAGGCAGCCGCAGTGCAGAAGCGCTTCGACCGCGGTCTCATCACCGAGCAGGAGCGTCACGCAGATCTCGTGAAGATCTGGACCCAGGCAACCGACGAGGTCGCCGAGGCCATGCGCGACGCATTCCCCGCAGACAACACCATCTTCCGCATGGTGTCGTCGGGTGCTCGTGGTAACTGGCTGCAGATCCGTAACATCGCCGGTATGCGTGGCCTCGTGTCCGACCCGAAGGGCGAGATTATCCCGCGCCCGATCATTAACTCGTACCGCGAGGGCCTGTCGGTGGCGGAGTACTTCATCGCGACCCACGGTGCACGTAAGGGTCTTGCCGATACCGCGCTTCGTACCGCCGACTCGGGTTACCTGACGCGTCGTCTGGTCGACGTCTCGCAGGATGTCATCATCCGCGAGGAAGACTGCGGCACGCGCCGCGGCCTCGACCTGCCGATCGCGGCTGAGGTTGACGGCCAGATCGTTCGCGACGAGAACGTCGAGAACTCGGTCTACGCTCGTACCCTCGCTGCTGACGCGGTGAACGCTGCAGGTGACATTGTCGCTGCTGCGGGCTCCGACGTGGGCGACGTTGCGATCGACATGCTCGTCGGCGCTGGCGTGACTGAGATCAAGGTGCGCTCCGTGCTCACCTGTGAGTCTGCGGTTGGCGTCTGCGCGACCTGCTACGGCCGTTCGCTCGCGACCGGCCAGCGCGTTGACATCGGCGAGGCCGTCGGCATCATCGCGGCACAGTCGATTGGTGAGCCGGGTACCCAGCTGACCATGCGTACCTTCCACACCGGTGGTTCGGCTTCGGCTGACGACATCACGCAGGGTCTTCCCCGCGTGCAGGAGCTCTTCGAGGCTCGTACCCCGAAGGGTGCGTCGCCGATCGCTGAGGCCGCAGGCCGCATCACGATCGAAGACACCGAGAAGAGCCGCCGCCTGATCCTCACACCTGACGATGGCACCGAGGAGAAGCAGTACCCCGTACTGAAGCGTTCGACGCTCATCGTCGAGGACGGTCAGCACGTTGAGCTCGGCCAGCCGTTCATCCAGGGAACGCTCGACCCGAAGGACATCCTTCAGGTCGGCTCGACCGAGGGCGGCAAGCACATCCCAGGTGAGCGCGCAGTGCAGAAGTACCTCGTTGAGGGCGTGCAGGGCGTCTACCGTTCGCAGGGCGTGCCGATCCACGATAAGCACATCGAGGTCATCGTTCGCCAGATGCTCCGCAAGGTCACCGTTGTCGACCACGGCGAGACAGAGCTGCTTCCGGGTGAGCTCGTCGACCGGTCGCGCTACCAGCGCATCAACCGCGAGGCACTCGTTGACGGCAAGCGTGCGGCGACCGCGCGTCCCGAGGTCATGGGTATCACCAAGGCATCGCTCGCGACCGAGTCGTGGCTCTCGGCGGCCTCCTTCCAGGAGACCACCCGCGTGCTCACGCAGGCTGCGATGGAGGGATCGAAGGATCCGCTCGTCGGCCTCAAGGAGAACGTCATCATCGGTAAGCTCATCCCGGCTGGTACGGGCCTGAGCACCTACACCGACGTCGAGGTTTCGGCTACGGAAGAGGCTCGCGCCGAGCGTTACCCGAACCGCATGTACGCGGGCGAGGGCACGTTTGACGAGAACGACTTCTCGTTCGTTGATTTCGACACCTTCACCTCTGACGAGTTCAACCCCGGCAACTACAGCTAG
- the rpoB gene encoding DNA-directed RNA polymerase subunit beta, translating into MAAARNASSTNNPKNGRNHSRLSFAKISDTLSVPNLLALQLESFDWLVGNDAWSARVEEAQAQGRDDIALKSGLEEIFEEMSPIEDNAGTMQLSFENPILDEQKFSIDECKERGKTYSAPLYVEAAFYNTETQVLKSQTVYMGDFPLMTDKGTFIINGTERVIVSQLVRSPGVYFERQQEKTSDKDVFSARVIPSRGAWLEFEIDKRDQVGVRIDRKRKQSVTVFLKALGMTTGEILEEFAGYESIALTLEKDGIVEKEGVSLQEEALKDIYRKQRPGEQVAIEAARALLDNSYFNPKRYDLAKVGRYKINRKLGLEAPITDSVLSLEDIVATIKYLVGLHAGTETLPGTRDGKAFDNRLDTDDIDHFGNRRIRAVGELIQNQVRTGLSRMERVVRERMTTQDIEAITPNTLINTRPVLAAIKEFFGTSQLSQFMDQNNPLAGLTNKRRLSALGPGGLSRDRAGVEVRDVHPSHYGRMCPIETPEGPNIGLIGALATFARINAFGFIETPYRRIVDGTVTDQVDYLTAHEEDEFLIAQAGAPVDKDGKFAEKQVLARPRGSEVQLVDADQVQYMDVSARQMVSVATSLIPFLEHDDANRALMGANMQRQAVPLVRSESPLVGTGMEGYAAIDAGDVIVAEQAGVIQDVSADVVTVMLDEGGTKKYYMRKFDRSNQGTNYNHRVIVKAGERIEAGEVIADGPATENGELALGKNLLVAFMPWEGHNFEDAIILSQNLVKDDTLSSIHIEEYDVDARDTKLGKEEITRDLPNASMEALKDLDERGIIRIGAEVNPGDILVGKVTPKGETELSAEERLLRAIFNEKSREVRDTSLKVPHGVAGTVTSVKVFDAENDNDDDLGSGVNQRVVVYIAQKRKITEGDKLAGRHGNKGVISKILPVEDMPFLEDGTPVDVILNPLGIPGRMNFGQVLEIHLGWIAKQGWKVDGSPEWAAKLAESALQAEPNTKVATPVFDGASELEIAGLLDSTTPNRDGERLIDSSGKTRLFDGRSGEPYPYPISVGYMYILKLHHLVDDKIHARSTGPYSMITQQPLGGKAQFGGQRFGEMEVWALEAYGAAYALQELLTVKSDDILGRVKVYEAIVRGENIPEPGVPESFRVLMKEMQSLCLNVEVLGADGNAVSLRDNDDEAHRTAEELGINLSTRFEAASADEI; encoded by the coding sequence TTGGCTGCTGCGCGCAACGCATCGTCCACCAATAATCCGAAGAACGGTCGCAACCACTCGCGACTCTCATTCGCCAAGATTTCCGACACGCTGTCGGTGCCGAACCTGCTGGCACTACAGCTCGAGAGCTTCGACTGGCTCGTCGGCAACGACGCGTGGTCTGCACGCGTCGAAGAGGCACAGGCTCAGGGGCGCGATGACATCGCGCTGAAGAGCGGCCTCGAGGAGATCTTCGAGGAGATGTCCCCGATCGAGGACAACGCTGGCACCATGCAGCTCTCGTTCGAGAACCCGATCCTCGACGAGCAGAAGTTCTCGATCGACGAGTGCAAGGAGCGTGGCAAGACCTACTCGGCTCCCCTCTACGTTGAGGCGGCGTTCTACAACACTGAGACCCAGGTGCTGAAGAGCCAGACTGTCTACATGGGCGACTTCCCGCTCATGACAGACAAGGGCACCTTCATCATCAACGGCACCGAGCGCGTCATCGTGTCGCAGCTCGTCCGTTCGCCCGGCGTCTACTTCGAACGTCAGCAGGAGAAGACCTCCGATAAGGACGTGTTCTCGGCACGCGTCATCCCGAGCCGCGGTGCATGGCTCGAGTTCGAGATCGACAAGCGTGACCAGGTCGGCGTCCGTATCGACCGCAAGCGCAAGCAGTCTGTCACCGTGTTCCTGAAGGCGCTCGGCATGACAACCGGCGAGATCCTCGAGGAGTTCGCAGGATACGAGTCGATCGCCCTCACCCTCGAGAAGGACGGCATCGTCGAGAAGGAAGGCGTCAGCCTTCAAGAGGAAGCCCTCAAGGACATCTACCGCAAGCAGCGCCCGGGCGAGCAGGTTGCGATCGAGGCTGCGCGCGCGCTCCTCGACAACAGCTACTTCAACCCGAAGCGCTACGACCTCGCGAAGGTCGGCCGCTACAAGATCAACCGCAAGCTCGGCCTCGAGGCTCCGATCACCGACTCGGTGCTCTCGCTCGAAGACATCGTTGCGACGATCAAGTACCTCGTCGGCCTGCACGCAGGAACCGAGACACTCCCCGGCACCCGCGACGGCAAGGCATTCGACAACCGCCTGGACACCGACGACATTGACCACTTCGGCAACCGTCGTATCCGCGCCGTTGGCGAGCTGATCCAGAACCAGGTCCGCACGGGCCTCAGCCGCATGGAGCGCGTCGTCCGCGAGCGCATGACCACGCAGGACATCGAAGCGATCACGCCGAACACGCTGATCAACACGCGTCCCGTGCTCGCAGCGATCAAGGAGTTCTTCGGAACCTCGCAGCTGTCGCAGTTCATGGACCAGAACAACCCGCTCGCGGGCCTCACCAACAAGCGTCGTCTGTCGGCGCTCGGCCCCGGTGGTCTCTCCCGTGACCGCGCAGGCGTCGAGGTGCGAGACGTTCACCCGTCGCACTACGGCCGCATGTGCCCGATTGAGACCCCTGAAGGCCCGAACATTGGTCTGATTGGTGCGCTCGCAACGTTCGCACGCATCAACGCCTTTGGCTTCATCGAGACCCCGTACCGTCGCATCGTCGACGGCACCGTCACCGACCAGGTCGACTACCTCACCGCCCACGAAGAGGACGAGTTCCTCATCGCGCAGGCCGGTGCTCCCGTCGACAAGGACGGCAAGTTCGCCGAGAAGCAGGTCCTCGCTCGCCCCCGTGGCTCCGAGGTGCAGCTCGTCGACGCAGACCAGGTTCAGTACATGGACGTCTCGGCCCGCCAGATGGTGTCGGTTGCGACTTCGCTGATTCCGTTCCTCGAGCACGACGATGCGAACCGCGCGCTCATGGGTGCGAACATGCAGCGTCAGGCTGTTCCGCTCGTTCGCTCCGAGTCGCCGCTTGTCGGCACCGGTATGGAGGGCTACGCAGCCATCGACGCCGGCGACGTTATCGTCGCTGAGCAGGCTGGCGTGATCCAGGACGTGTCGGCTGACGTCGTCACAGTGATGCTCGATGAGGGCGGCACGAAGAAGTACTACATGCGCAAGTTCGACCGCTCGAACCAGGGCACGAACTACAACCACCGCGTCATCGTCAAGGCTGGCGAGCGGATCGAGGCCGGCGAGGTTATCGCCGACGGCCCCGCAACCGAGAACGGTGAGCTCGCGCTCGGCAAGAACCTCCTCGTAGCGTTCATGCCGTGGGAGGGTCACAACTTCGAGGACGCGATCATCCTCAGCCAGAACCTCGTGAAGGACGACACGCTGTCGTCCATCCACATCGAGGAGTACGACGTCGACGCGCGCGACACCAAGCTCGGTAAGGAAGAGATCACTCGCGATCTCCCCAACGCGAGCATGGAAGCGCTGAAGGATCTCGACGAGCGCGGCATCATCCGGATCGGCGCAGAGGTCAACCCGGGCGACATCCTCGTCGGTAAGGTTACCCCGAAGGGCGAGACCGAGCTCTCGGCCGAGGAGCGCCTGCTCCGTGCAATCTTCAACGAGAAGAGCCGCGAGGTTCGCGACACCTCGCTGAAGGTGCCGCACGGCGTTGCAGGCACCGTCACCTCCGTGAAGGTGTTCGACGCTGAGAACGACAACGACGATGACCTCGGGTCGGGCGTCAACCAGCGCGTAGTGGTCTACATTGCGCAGAAGCGTAAGATCACCGAGGGCGACAAGCTTGCTGGCCGTCACGGCAACAAGGGCGTCATCTCGAAGATCCTGCCTGTCGAGGACATGCCGTTCCTCGAAGACGGAACGCCTGTCGACGTGATCCTCAACCCGCTCGGTATCCCGGGCCGAATGAACTTCGGTCAGGTCCTCGAGATCCACCTCGGCTGGATCGCGAAGCAGGGCTGGAAGGTCGACGGTTCGCCTGAGTGGGCTGCGAAGCTTGCTGAGTCGGCGCTCCAGGCTGAGCCGAACACGAAGGTTGCGACCCCCGTGTTCGACGGCGCCTCGGAGCTCGAAATCGCGGGTCTCCTCGACTCGACGACTCCGAACCGTGACGGTGAGCGCCTCATCGACTCGAGCGGAAAGACCCGTCTGTTTGACGGTCGCTCGGGCGAGCCGTACCCGTACCCGATCTCGGTCGGCTACATGTACATCCTGAAGCTGCACCACCTCGTCGACGACAAGATCCACGCGCGTTCGACTGGCCCGTACTCGATGATCACCCAGCAGCCCCTCGGTGGTAAGGCGCAGTTCGGTGGACAGCGCTTCGGTGAGATGGAAGTGTGGGCCCTCGAGGCCTACGGTGCCGCGTACGCGCTCCAGGAGCTGCTCACGGTCAAGTCCGACGACATCCTCGGCCGCGTGAAGGTCTACGAGGCCATCGTCCGTGGCGAGAACATTCCGGAGCCGGGCGTGCCCGAGTCGTTCCGAGTGCTCATGAAGGAAATGCAGTCGCTCTGCCTGAACGTTGAGGTGCTCGGAGCCGACGGCAACGCCGTCAGTCTGCGCGACAACGACGACGAGGCGCACCGCACAGCGGAAGAGCTCGGTATTAACCTGTCCACTCGCTTCGAGGCAGCTTCGGCTGACGAGATCTAA
- a CDS encoding phosphatase PAP2 family protein, with product MHSKPVLPVLWASLAILAVAGLGAYFHFVQSGPLPLDNSWREAARLSPGSVSFTVAAFMAEIGSGVGVAACGAVACALLLTRRFLREAAALATALLLGVALSETLKYLVARPRPMEALYPWDGSSFPSGHSMGAAALAVSLAYAVSSVYESGATFVTKSSVAWIWIAAVAWTLAMMWSRTALGVHYLSDTVAGALVGVSAAVIARRVWHRPPAR from the coding sequence ATGCATTCCAAGCCCGTGCTCCCAGTTCTCTGGGCGTCTCTCGCGATCCTCGCGGTGGCCGGGCTCGGTGCGTACTTCCATTTCGTCCAGAGCGGACCACTCCCCCTCGACAATTCGTGGCGCGAGGCAGCACGGCTTTCGCCGGGGTCGGTCTCCTTCACTGTCGCAGCGTTCATGGCAGAGATCGGCTCGGGTGTCGGCGTCGCTGCGTGCGGTGCCGTCGCTTGCGCGCTACTGCTCACCCGCCGGTTTCTGCGCGAGGCCGCCGCGCTCGCGACCGCTCTGCTCCTCGGCGTCGCACTCTCAGAGACCCTGAAGTACCTGGTTGCGCGACCGCGTCCAATGGAGGCACTGTATCCGTGGGATGGGTCTTCCTTCCCGTCTGGGCATTCGATGGGGGCGGCCGCGCTCGCGGTATCGCTTGCCTACGCGGTCTCTTCCGTGTACGAGAGCGGGGCGACATTTGTCACAAAGTCGTCGGTGGCCTGGATCTGGATCGCTGCGGTCGCCTGGACACTTGCGATGATGTGGAGCCGGACCGCACTCGGCGTGCACTATCTGAGCGACACTGTCGCTGGCGCACTTGTCGGCGTTTCCGCGGCTGTCATCGCTCGCAGGGTATGGCACAGACCACCGGCGAGGTAA
- a CDS encoding glutaredoxin domain-containing protein has translation MSENEQTETPSIRIFGADWCGDCRRAKRVFGEAQVAYEWIDLVEAPAAADVAADISGRKNIPVITYPDGTHQVEPSDADMRSKLAELGLV, from the coding sequence ATGAGCGAGAACGAGCAGACCGAGACCCCCAGCATCCGCATCTTCGGCGCTGATTGGTGCGGCGACTGCCGACGCGCGAAGCGTGTGTTCGGCGAAGCACAGGTCGCCTACGAGTGGATTGACCTTGTCGAGGCCCCGGCGGCGGCGGACGTTGCTGCCGACATCAGCGGTCGCAAGAATATCCCTGTCATCACGTATCCAGATGGCACCCATCAGGTCGAGCCGAGCGATGCAGATATGCGCTCGAAGCTCGCCGAGCTTGGGCTGGTGTGA
- a CDS encoding spermidine synthase: MILSEPVTLASGRTASIEADKWVDGAIELVIDGTPQSHVNLRDPSDLFFEYMRRIGHVIDLFRPPGEPISALHLGGGAFSLPRYVEATRPGSRQQVVELESALVDLVRKAAPLPKRASIRVRHGDARAVLGKLPAGMHGAMDLVVVDIFSGSQTPAHVSSVEFYELVRPLLAPNGLVVVNAADGTGLPFVRGQLATLKALFSEVVAVAEPQVLKGRRFGNVVIIASNAAPGSPVGELDWLPRLLAGGPHPARLLEGRELTELVGSTRAVTDATAVDSPAPSPGIFGA; this comes from the coding sequence GTGATCCTCTCCGAGCCCGTCACACTCGCCTCTGGGCGCACGGCATCAATTGAGGCCGATAAGTGGGTCGACGGCGCCATCGAGCTCGTGATCGACGGGACCCCACAGTCACACGTGAACCTGCGTGACCCGTCCGATCTCTTCTTTGAGTACATGCGGCGCATCGGCCACGTCATCGATCTGTTTCGGCCCCCAGGCGAACCCATTTCGGCGCTCCACCTAGGTGGCGGGGCGTTCTCACTTCCCCGCTACGTCGAGGCGACGAGGCCTGGGAGCCGCCAGCAGGTCGTTGAGCTTGAAAGCGCGCTCGTTGATCTCGTACGCAAGGCCGCCCCGCTTCCAAAGCGAGCAAGTATCCGGGTGCGCCACGGCGACGCGCGCGCCGTACTCGGCAAACTCCCCGCGGGAATGCATGGCGCAATGGACCTCGTTGTTGTTGACATCTTCTCGGGCTCCCAAACTCCAGCCCACGTCTCGAGTGTGGAGTTCTATGAGCTCGTGCGCCCGCTCCTCGCTCCGAACGGTCTGGTGGTTGTCAACGCGGCTGACGGAACCGGACTTCCATTCGTGCGCGGCCAGCTTGCGACGCTCAAAGCGCTGTTCTCTGAGGTCGTCGCCGTCGCCGAACCCCAGGTGCTGAAGGGCCGCCGGTTTGGCAATGTCGTCATCATCGCCTCAAACGCGGCTCCAGGCTCCCCCGTTGGCGAGCTCGACTGGCTCCCGCGGCTCCTCGCAGGCGGACCTCACCCGGCGCGGCTGCTGGAGGGCCGAGAGCTCACAGAGCTTGTAGGTTCGACCCGAGCCGTCACTGATGCGACGGCCGTCGACTCTCCCGCGCCTTCGCCAGGCATCTTCGGCGCCTAG
- a CDS encoding SprT-like domain-containing protein, producing MSELDRVRHWANALIRHHLDPLFGSGEWTFAFDNAKRRAGLCNYTDRRISVSKYLAEKFDDDEVHQILLHEVAHAIAGPAAAHGPKWARIARDLGYVGGRTHQGEIAHERAPWVGRCPGGHEHYRFRKPVREASCAKCSRGFSRAHLIVWARRAA from the coding sequence ATGAGTGAACTCGACCGCGTCAGGCACTGGGCCAACGCGCTGATCAGGCATCACCTAGACCCGCTATTCGGGTCCGGCGAATGGACGTTCGCATTCGACAATGCGAAGCGGCGTGCGGGGCTCTGTAACTACACGGATCGCCGCATCAGCGTCTCGAAATATCTTGCCGAGAAGTTTGACGACGACGAGGTCCACCAAATCCTGCTCCACGAGGTCGCACATGCGATCGCGGGGCCTGCAGCCGCTCACGGACCGAAGTGGGCGCGCATCGCCCGCGACCTCGGATACGTTGGCGGGCGCACACATCAGGGCGAGATCGCCCACGAGCGCGCGCCTTGGGTGGGACGCTGCCCAGGCGGGCACGAGCACTACCGGTTCCGCAAGCCCGTGCGCGAAGCGTCGTGCGCGAAGTGCTCAAGGGGGTTCTCACGGGCGCATCTCATCGTGTGGGCGCGCAGGGCCGCGTAG